The Anopheles coluzzii chromosome 2, AcolN3, whole genome shotgun sequence genome window below encodes:
- the LOC120950176 gene encoding FH1/FH2 domain-containing protein 3 isoform X7, whose translation MEPDELITIRVQYLVDSDPFNSLSMYPIPSRAPVFSFASAVPLATQLGALLRHLGAPQRLDDAALQVYKDGDYGAYLDLESSLAEQSEDIEGLNANRKNSLVVRTQLSVRVHSIIEKLLSSEGRELRRVLFSLKQIFQEDKDLVHGFVAHGGLNCLVQIGSEADQNYQNYILRALGQVMLYVDGMNGVMKHSPTIQWLYSLIASRYRLVVKTALKLLLVFVEYCEGNCYLLVSAIRFMDTARGVVPWNNIMRLLKDYENADTELLIYATSLINKTLSGLSDQDSFYDESDFLEQQGMEGIIQRYMSRPGTDLDLLDQLQLYESVLRFEDGECDGIRIPDNTVRKTLRYRSTGNDTTDRRKSRRHSTGTAPPQPPSVAPPPPPPPPPMPAYTMYSAPPSGPPPPPPPPLPPPVVPVQLYGGLQLPGQRQQDEDSSSSAHSGDHLPGSGYHDPSRDTTGVTPGLRRRRERAERQMNLMREQQELGQFPNGIVPTGEDGNNATNGYHAGHRNGASNYRRQSGGTGPLTSSSLLAPPTIHEEDKLQLRLNGGLTSSVILHKQQPSNHIEHTNGTGHANGHGAANATSQLDSVEYRNSRNLLLKKHGTSGGVSMVPVSISNGTAPDRYKADLNGNSVRSTRTCTGVLSEQDDENKSPNIKTQMMGLSVAYGKQLANGKDSSDTSYHRRSATSTAYERSNGSLNGGHVEPKGQDLPPVPAESDNEDKKLILQLKKDHTVKDLTQKLSCLPLSPQEEKPQNRIGDMSGLISKAKEGLAKSKSNKDISRSPSVDNDIKKLANGEPKKSENELHWEEIVKNMTRKLSLCDLDFTDLTSDDDKDLLAPRGFGGAVPPPPPPSGMLMNGMPPPPSMMRPPPTNLVPLSGSMMNGNGLPQPNSLDGSAAIKKNKKTVKLFWKEVRDDMIPAVIQRTIWDELPEAIVDTQKLEHLFESRAKDLMTKKQQELNKNKEIIVLDHKRSNAINIAMTKLPPPRAIKAAILKMDSTVVTREGIDKLLNMLPTDEERCKIQEAQMLNPELPLGTAEQFLLTLSSISELGARLKLWAFKLDFENIEKEIAEPLNDLKQGIELLKSNLTFKCILSTLLNIGIFLNGAPVKGFQIDYLAKVPEVKDTVHKHSLLHHLCHMVMESQANTTDLYSEIGPITRASKADFNELAHNIVYLETECKASWDRLKLIGKHDTAPHLKQKLIDFLADCAERIIILDIVHRRVLNRYRKFLLWLGVPQLRIAESRPNEFCRIVSEFALEYRTTRERVQQQIEKKANHRERNKTRGKLIVDVAKLKTQEDRADDELRTLLGTPTKGPGGDEVEMSGTLTWRRRRGDATASPVTLMNSHPTVPSPGHNSVSVMGGRDESFTDGDDEILESLVKTATKTATPRPMQRERKRTRQADRKSLRRTLKNGLSEEEKQHVASLIKGY comes from the exons CCGCAAAAACTCACTGGTCGTCCGTACGCAGCTCAGCGTCCGAGTTCACTCCATTATCG AAAAACTTCTTTCCTCCGAAGGCCGCGAACTGCGACGGGTGCTATTTTCGTTGAAGCAAATCTTCCAAGAGGACAAAGACCTGGTGCACGGATTTGTTGCCCACGGGGGTCTCAACTGTCTGGTGCAGATAGGCAGCGAAGCGGATCAGAACTATCAGAACTACATTCTGCGAGCACTCGGACAGGTGATGCTCTACGTGGACGGTATGAACGGTGTGATGAAACATTCGCCGACCATCCAGTGGCTGTACTCGCTGATCGCGTCACGCTATCGGTTGGTGGTGAAGACAGCGCTCAAGCTGTTGCTAGTCTTTGTCGAGTACTGTGAGGGCAACTGCTACCTGCTCGTAAGCGCCATCCGATTCATGGATACGGCCCGCGGCGTTGTTCCGTGGAACAACATCATGCG GCTTCTTAAAGACTACGAAAACGCTGATACCGAACTGTTGATCTACGCTACATCACTGATCAACAAAACTCTGTCGGGCTTGAGCGATCAGGACAGTTTCTACGACGAGAGTGACTTCCTGGAGCAGCAGGGCATGGAGGGCATCATCCAGCGATACATGTCCCGCCCAGGCACTGATCTCGATTTGCTCGATCAGCTGCAGCTGTACGAGAGCGTTCTGAGATTCGAGGACGGTGAGTGCGACGGTATACGCATACCAGACAACACTGTGCGCAAAACGCTTCGATACCGTTCCACTGGCAACGATACGACCGATCGACGGAAATCGCGTCGACATAGCACGGGAACGGCTCCACCCCAACCGCCTTCAGTTgctccaccacctcctccaccacctccaccgaTGCCAGCGTACACCATGTACTCGGCACCGCCCAGTggacctccaccaccaccgccgcccccATTGCCTCCACCAGTGGTACCGGTACAGCTGTACGGAGGACTCCAGCTGCCCGGACAACGTCAACAGGATGAGGACAGTTCTAGCTCGGCTCACAGTGGTGATCACCTGCCCGGCAGTGGATATCACGATCCGTCCCGTGACACTACCGGAGTAACGCCCGGACTGCGGCGACGTCGCGAACGAGCCGAGCGGCAAATGAACTTAATGCGCGAACAGCAAGAACTCGGCCAATTCCCGAACGGCATTGTGCCAACCGGGGAAGATGGAAATAATGCAACCAATG GATATCACGCGGGCCATCGAAATGGTGCAAGCAACTATCGCAGACAGTCTGGCGGTACCGGACCACTCACGAGCTCGTCGCTGCTAGCACCGCCAACCATCCACGAAGAGGACAAACTTCAGTTACGTCTCAACGGCGGTCTAACCTCGTCTGTGATTTTGCATAAGCAACAACCCTCTAATCATATAGAACACACGAACGGCACCGGGCATGCTAATGGGCACGGTGCAGCCAACGCTACATCCCAACTGGACAGTGTTGAGTATCGCAATAGTCGCAATCTATTGCTCAAGAAGCATGGCACTAGCGGTGGCGTTAGTATGGTGCCTGTATCAATCTCCAACGGCACCGCCCCTGATCGTTATAAGGCAGATCTCAATGGAAATAGTGTTAGAAGTACACGCACCTGCACCGGCGTGTTGTCGGAACAGGACGACGAAAACAAAAGTCCCAACATTAAGACACAGATGATGGGGTTATCGGTTGCGTACGGGAAGCAGCTAGCAAACGGTAAGGATTCCTCCGACACGAGCTACCATCGACGTTCTGCCACGAGCACGGCCTATGAACGGTCGAATGGTTCGTTGAATGGAGGCCACGTTGAGCCCAAGGGGCAAGATCTCCCACCGGTTCCAG CAGAATCGGATAACGAAGATAAGAAGCTAATTCTACAGCTAAAGAAGGACCATACAGTGAAAGATTTGACCCAGAAGCTAAGCTGCCTACCGCTAAGCCCGCAAGAGGAGAAGCCCCAAAATCGAATCGGTGACATGTCCGGCCTGATTTCCAAAGCTAAGGAAGGGCTGGCTAAGAGCAAAAGCAACAAGGACATCTCTCGATCGCCCAGCGTCGACAATGACATCAAAAAGCTTGCCAACGGAGAACCGAAAAAGTCCGAAAACGAGCTCCACTGGGAAGAGATTGTGAAGAACATGACGCGCAAGCTGAGCCTGTGTGATCTGGACTTTACCGATCTCACCTCGGATGACGATAAGGATTTGCTGGCTCCGCGGGGCTTCGGTGGAGCTgtaccaccgccgccacctcCCAGCGGTATGCTGATGAACGGTATGCCCCCTCCACCGAGTATGATGCGTCCGCCACCGACCAACCTGGTACCGCTATCAGGCAGCATGATGAATGGAAACGGGCTGCCTCAACCGAACAGCTTGGACGGGTCGGCGGCcattaagaaaaacaaaaagact GTGAAACTGTTCTGGAAGGAGGTGCGTGACGATATGATTCCTGCCGTTATTCAGCGCACCATCTGGGATGAGTTGCCCGAAGCGATTGTAGACACGCAAAAGCTGGAGCATCTGTTCGAATCAAGAGCCAAAGATTTGATGACAAAG AAGCAACAGGAGCTAAACAAGAACAAGGAAATCATCGTCCTGGACCATAAGCGCTCGAACGCGATCAACATCGCCATGACGAAGCTGCCTCCCCCGAGAGCGATTAAGGCGGCCATTCTAAAGATGGACTCGACCGTCGTAACACGCGAAGGCATCGACAAGCTGCTGAACATGCTGCCCACCGACGAGGAGCGGTGCAAAATCCAGGAGGCACAGATGCTCAACCCAGAGCTGCCGCTCGGCACGGCCGAACAGTTTCTGCTGACCCTTTCCTCCATCTCCGAGCTGGGGGCTCGGTTAAAGCTGTGGGCGTTCAAACTGGACTTTGAAAACATCGAGAAGGAAATTGCCGAACCGCTGAACGATCTGAAGCAGGGCATCGAGCTGCTGAAATCGAACCTCACCTTCAAATGCATCCTGTCGACGCTGTTGAATATTGGCATCTTCCTGAACGGTGCACCGGTGAAGGGTTTCCAGATCGACTATCTGGCGAAGGTGCCCGAGGTGAAGGACACCGTGCACAAGCACTCGCTGCTTCACCATCTCTGCCACATGGTGATGGAATCGCAGGCCAACACCACCGACCTGTACTCGGAGATAGGGCCGATCACGCGCGCCTCCAAGGCGGACTTTAACGAGCTGGCTCACAACATCGTCTATCTGGAGACGGAGTGTAAGGCGTCCTGGGACCGGTTGAAGCTGATCGGCAAACACGATACCGCACCGCATCTCAAGCAGAAGCTGATTGATTTTCTGGCCGACTGTGCCGAACGGATTATCATCCTGGACATAGTACATCGGCGGGTATTGAACAG GTATCGAAAGTTCCTGCTATGGCTCGGTGTACCCCAGCTACGAATCGCCGAATCACGGCCGAACGAATTCTGCCGGATTGTGTCCGAGTTTGCGCTCGAGTATCGAACAACGCGCGAACGGGTTCAGCAGCAGATCGAGAAGAAGGCCAACCATCGAGAGAGAAACAAGACTAGAGGCAAGCTGATTGTGGATGTTGCCAAGCTCAAAACGCAAGAGGACCGGGCGGATGACGAGCTGCG CACGCTGCTTGGCACACCGACCAAGGGCCCCGGTGGAGATGAGGTGGAGATGAGCGGTACATTAACCTGGCGCCGGCGTCGCGGTGACGCGACAGCATCCCCCGTCACACTCATGAACTCGCACCCTACCGTACCCAGTCCGGGACATAACTCCGTCTCGGTGATGGGCGGACGGGACGAAAGCTTCACCGATGGCGACGATGAGATACTGGAGTCGCTAGTGAAAACGGCCACCAAAACGGCCACCCCGCGGCCAATGCAAAGGGAGCGAAAACGTACGCGCCAGGCAGATCGGAAATCAT TACGCCGCACGCTGAAGAACGGATTATCGGAGGAGGAAAAGCAACATGTAGCCTCGTTAATAAAAGGATATTGA
- the LOC120950176 gene encoding FH1/FH2 domain-containing protein 3 isoform X8 codes for MTCKRSLQKTFEYTTVHRSSSITPDRKGSKRRARLMMRRYKYTKTETMEHTSIWNRRWPNNPKILKGSTQKKLLSSEGRELRRVLFSLKQIFQEDKDLVHGFVAHGGLNCLVQIGSEADQNYQNYILRALGQVMLYVDGMNGVMKHSPTIQWLYSLIASRYRLVVKTALKLLLVFVEYCEGNCYLLVSAIRFMDTARGVVPWNNIMRLLKDYENADTELLIYATSLINKTLSGLSDQDSFYDESDFLEQQGMEGIIQRYMSRPGTDLDLLDQLQLYESVLRFEDGECDGIRIPDNTVRKTLRYRSTGNDTTDRRKSRRHSTGTAPPQPPSVAPPPPPPPPPMPAYTMYSAPPSGPPPPPPPPLPPPVVPVQLYGGLQLPGQRQQDEDSSSSAHSGDHLPGSGYHDPSRDTTGVTPGLRRRRERAERQMNLMREQQELGQFPNGIVPTGEDGNNATNGYHAGHRNGASNYRRQSGGTGPLTSSSLLAPPTIHEEDKLQLRLNGGLTSSVILHKQQPSNHIEHTNGTGHANGHGAANATSQLDSVEYRNSRNLLLKKHGTSGGVSMVPVSISNGTAPDRYKADLNGNSVRSTRTCTGVLSEQDDENKSPNIKTQMMGLSVAYGKQLANGKDSSDTSYHRRSATSTAYERSNGSLNGGHVEPKGQDLPPVPAESDNEDKKLILQLKKDHTVKDLTQKLSCLPLSPQEEKPQNRIGDMSGLISKAKEGLAKSKSNKDISRSPSVDNDIKKLANGEPKKSENELHWEEIVKNMTRKLSLCDLDFTDLTSDDDKDLLAPRGFGGAVPPPPPPSGMLMNGMPPPPSMMRPPPTNLVPLSGSMMNGNGLPQPNSLDGSAAIKKNKKTVKLFWKEVRDDMIPAVIQRTIWDELPEAIVDTQKLEHLFESRAKDLMTKKQQELNKNKEIIVLDHKRSNAINIAMTKLPPPRAIKAAILKMDSTVVTREGIDKLLNMLPTDEERCKIQEAQMLNPELPLGTAEQFLLTLSSISELGARLKLWAFKLDFENIEKEIAEPLNDLKQGIELLKSNLTFKCILSTLLNIGIFLNGAPVKGFQIDYLAKVPEVKDTVHKHSLLHHLCHMVMESQANTTDLYSEIGPITRASKADFNELAHNIVYLETECKASWDRLKLIGKHDTAPHLKQKLIDFLADCAERIIILDIVHRRVLNRYRKFLLWLGVPQLRIAESRPNEFCRIVSEFALEYRTTRERVQQQIEKKANHRERNKTRGKLIVDVAKLKTQEDRADDELRTLLGTPTKGPGGDEVEMSGTLTWRRRRGDATASPVTLMNSHPTVPSPGHNSVSVMGGRDESFTDGDDEILESLVKTATKTATPRPMQRERKRTRQADRKSLRRTLKNGLSEEEKQHVASLIKGY; via the exons AAAAACTTCTTTCCTCCGAAGGCCGCGAACTGCGACGGGTGCTATTTTCGTTGAAGCAAATCTTCCAAGAGGACAAAGACCTGGTGCACGGATTTGTTGCCCACGGGGGTCTCAACTGTCTGGTGCAGATAGGCAGCGAAGCGGATCAGAACTATCAGAACTACATTCTGCGAGCACTCGGACAGGTGATGCTCTACGTGGACGGTATGAACGGTGTGATGAAACATTCGCCGACCATCCAGTGGCTGTACTCGCTGATCGCGTCACGCTATCGGTTGGTGGTGAAGACAGCGCTCAAGCTGTTGCTAGTCTTTGTCGAGTACTGTGAGGGCAACTGCTACCTGCTCGTAAGCGCCATCCGATTCATGGATACGGCCCGCGGCGTTGTTCCGTGGAACAACATCATGCG GCTTCTTAAAGACTACGAAAACGCTGATACCGAACTGTTGATCTACGCTACATCACTGATCAACAAAACTCTGTCGGGCTTGAGCGATCAGGACAGTTTCTACGACGAGAGTGACTTCCTGGAGCAGCAGGGCATGGAGGGCATCATCCAGCGATACATGTCCCGCCCAGGCACTGATCTCGATTTGCTCGATCAGCTGCAGCTGTACGAGAGCGTTCTGAGATTCGAGGACGGTGAGTGCGACGGTATACGCATACCAGACAACACTGTGCGCAAAACGCTTCGATACCGTTCCACTGGCAACGATACGACCGATCGACGGAAATCGCGTCGACATAGCACGGGAACGGCTCCACCCCAACCGCCTTCAGTTgctccaccacctcctccaccacctccaccgaTGCCAGCGTACACCATGTACTCGGCACCGCCCAGTggacctccaccaccaccgccgcccccATTGCCTCCACCAGTGGTACCGGTACAGCTGTACGGAGGACTCCAGCTGCCCGGACAACGTCAACAGGATGAGGACAGTTCTAGCTCGGCTCACAGTGGTGATCACCTGCCCGGCAGTGGATATCACGATCCGTCCCGTGACACTACCGGAGTAACGCCCGGACTGCGGCGACGTCGCGAACGAGCCGAGCGGCAAATGAACTTAATGCGCGAACAGCAAGAACTCGGCCAATTCCCGAACGGCATTGTGCCAACCGGGGAAGATGGAAATAATGCAACCAATG GATATCACGCGGGCCATCGAAATGGTGCAAGCAACTATCGCAGACAGTCTGGCGGTACCGGACCACTCACGAGCTCGTCGCTGCTAGCACCGCCAACCATCCACGAAGAGGACAAACTTCAGTTACGTCTCAACGGCGGTCTAACCTCGTCTGTGATTTTGCATAAGCAACAACCCTCTAATCATATAGAACACACGAACGGCACCGGGCATGCTAATGGGCACGGTGCAGCCAACGCTACATCCCAACTGGACAGTGTTGAGTATCGCAATAGTCGCAATCTATTGCTCAAGAAGCATGGCACTAGCGGTGGCGTTAGTATGGTGCCTGTATCAATCTCCAACGGCACCGCCCCTGATCGTTATAAGGCAGATCTCAATGGAAATAGTGTTAGAAGTACACGCACCTGCACCGGCGTGTTGTCGGAACAGGACGACGAAAACAAAAGTCCCAACATTAAGACACAGATGATGGGGTTATCGGTTGCGTACGGGAAGCAGCTAGCAAACGGTAAGGATTCCTCCGACACGAGCTACCATCGACGTTCTGCCACGAGCACGGCCTATGAACGGTCGAATGGTTCGTTGAATGGAGGCCACGTTGAGCCCAAGGGGCAAGATCTCCCACCGGTTCCAG CAGAATCGGATAACGAAGATAAGAAGCTAATTCTACAGCTAAAGAAGGACCATACAGTGAAAGATTTGACCCAGAAGCTAAGCTGCCTACCGCTAAGCCCGCAAGAGGAGAAGCCCCAAAATCGAATCGGTGACATGTCCGGCCTGATTTCCAAAGCTAAGGAAGGGCTGGCTAAGAGCAAAAGCAACAAGGACATCTCTCGATCGCCCAGCGTCGACAATGACATCAAAAAGCTTGCCAACGGAGAACCGAAAAAGTCCGAAAACGAGCTCCACTGGGAAGAGATTGTGAAGAACATGACGCGCAAGCTGAGCCTGTGTGATCTGGACTTTACCGATCTCACCTCGGATGACGATAAGGATTTGCTGGCTCCGCGGGGCTTCGGTGGAGCTgtaccaccgccgccacctcCCAGCGGTATGCTGATGAACGGTATGCCCCCTCCACCGAGTATGATGCGTCCGCCACCGACCAACCTGGTACCGCTATCAGGCAGCATGATGAATGGAAACGGGCTGCCTCAACCGAACAGCTTGGACGGGTCGGCGGCcattaagaaaaacaaaaagact GTGAAACTGTTCTGGAAGGAGGTGCGTGACGATATGATTCCTGCCGTTATTCAGCGCACCATCTGGGATGAGTTGCCCGAAGCGATTGTAGACACGCAAAAGCTGGAGCATCTGTTCGAATCAAGAGCCAAAGATTTGATGACAAAG AAGCAACAGGAGCTAAACAAGAACAAGGAAATCATCGTCCTGGACCATAAGCGCTCGAACGCGATCAACATCGCCATGACGAAGCTGCCTCCCCCGAGAGCGATTAAGGCGGCCATTCTAAAGATGGACTCGACCGTCGTAACACGCGAAGGCATCGACAAGCTGCTGAACATGCTGCCCACCGACGAGGAGCGGTGCAAAATCCAGGAGGCACAGATGCTCAACCCAGAGCTGCCGCTCGGCACGGCCGAACAGTTTCTGCTGACCCTTTCCTCCATCTCCGAGCTGGGGGCTCGGTTAAAGCTGTGGGCGTTCAAACTGGACTTTGAAAACATCGAGAAGGAAATTGCCGAACCGCTGAACGATCTGAAGCAGGGCATCGAGCTGCTGAAATCGAACCTCACCTTCAAATGCATCCTGTCGACGCTGTTGAATATTGGCATCTTCCTGAACGGTGCACCGGTGAAGGGTTTCCAGATCGACTATCTGGCGAAGGTGCCCGAGGTGAAGGACACCGTGCACAAGCACTCGCTGCTTCACCATCTCTGCCACATGGTGATGGAATCGCAGGCCAACACCACCGACCTGTACTCGGAGATAGGGCCGATCACGCGCGCCTCCAAGGCGGACTTTAACGAGCTGGCTCACAACATCGTCTATCTGGAGACGGAGTGTAAGGCGTCCTGGGACCGGTTGAAGCTGATCGGCAAACACGATACCGCACCGCATCTCAAGCAGAAGCTGATTGATTTTCTGGCCGACTGTGCCGAACGGATTATCATCCTGGACATAGTACATCGGCGGGTATTGAACAG GTATCGAAAGTTCCTGCTATGGCTCGGTGTACCCCAGCTACGAATCGCCGAATCACGGCCGAACGAATTCTGCCGGATTGTGTCCGAGTTTGCGCTCGAGTATCGAACAACGCGCGAACGGGTTCAGCAGCAGATCGAGAAGAAGGCCAACCATCGAGAGAGAAACAAGACTAGAGGCAAGCTGATTGTGGATGTTGCCAAGCTCAAAACGCAAGAGGACCGGGCGGATGACGAGCTGCG CACGCTGCTTGGCACACCGACCAAGGGCCCCGGTGGAGATGAGGTGGAGATGAGCGGTACATTAACCTGGCGCCGGCGTCGCGGTGACGCGACAGCATCCCCCGTCACACTCATGAACTCGCACCCTACCGTACCCAGTCCGGGACATAACTCCGTCTCGGTGATGGGCGGACGGGACGAAAGCTTCACCGATGGCGACGATGAGATACTGGAGTCGCTAGTGAAAACGGCCACCAAAACGGCCACCCCGCGGCCAATGCAAAGGGAGCGAAAACGTACGCGCCAGGCAGATCGGAAATCAT TACGCCGCACGCTGAAGAACGGATTATCGGAGGAGGAAAAGCAACATGTAGCCTCGTTAATAAAAGGATATTGA